A section of the Lathamus discolor isolate bLatDis1 chromosome 6, bLatDis1.hap1, whole genome shotgun sequence genome encodes:
- the EIF5 gene encoding eukaryotic translation initiation factor 5 — protein sequence MSVNVNRSVSDQFYRYKMPRLIAKVEGKGNGIKTVIVNMVDVAKALNRPPTYPTKYFGCELGAQTQFDVKNDRYIVNGSHEANKLQDMLDGFIKKFVLCPECENPETDLHVNPKKQTIGNSCKACGYRGMLDTNHKLCTFILKNPPESGDASTGKKEKEKKNRKGKDKENGSVSSSETLPPPPPEEITPPQVVEEEEDDDWGEDTTEEAQRRRMDEISDHAKNLTLSEDLERTVEERVNILFDFVKKKKEEGVIDTSDKDIVAEAERLDVKAMGPLVLTEVLFDEKIREQIRKYRRHFLRFCHNNKKAQRYLLHGFECVVAMHQSQLISKIPHILKEMYDADLLEEEVILGWAEKASKKYVAKELAKEIRVKAEPFIKWLKEAEEESSGNEEEDEDENIEVVYSTTASVPKVETVKPANNKDDDIDIDAI from the exons ATGTCTGTCAATGTCAACCGCAGCGTTTCAGATCAGTTCTATCGCTACAAAATGCCCCGTCTGATTGCCAAG GTGGAGGGCAAAGGAAATGGAATAAAGACTGTTATAGTCAACATGGTTGACGTTGCAAAGGCGCTTAATCGGCCTCCAACGT ATCCTACCAAATATTTTGGTTGTGAGCTGGGAGCACAGACCCAGTTTGATGTTAAGAATGACCGTTACATTGTCAATGGATCTCATGAGGCGAATAAGCTGCAAGACATGTTGGATGGATTCATTAAAAAATTTGTTCTCTGTCCCGAGTGTGAGAATCCTGAAACTGATCTG CATGTCAATCCTAAGAAACAAACTATAGGTAACTCTTGCAAAGCCTGTGGCTATCGAGGCATGCTTGACACAAACCATAAACTCTGCACGTTCATTCTCAAAAACCCACCTG AAAGCGGCGACGCTagtacaggaaagaaagaaaaggagaagaagaacagaaaaggcaAGGATAAAGAAAATGGTTCCGTGTCCAGCAGTGAGACACTTCCACCCCCACCACCAGAGGAGATAACTCCTCCACAGGTTGTG gaggaggaagaggatgatgACTGGGGTGAAGACACAACAGAAGAAGCCCAGAGGCGTAGAATGGATGAAATCAGTGACCATGCAAAGAACCTCACACTTAGTGAAGACCTGGAAAGAACAGTAGAGGAAAGAGTCAACATACTGTTCGATTTTGTGAAG aaaaagaaggaagaaggtgTCATTGATACTTCTGACAAAGACATTgtagcagaagcagagagactGGATGTGAAAGCCATGGGCCCGCTGGTTCTCACTGAAGTCCTTTTCGATGAAAAGATTCGGGAACAGATAAGGAAATACAGGCGTCACTTCCTTCGT TTCTGCCACAACAACAAGAAAGCTCAGAGATACCTTCTCCATGGCTTTGAGTGTGTGGTAGCCATGCATCAGTCTCAGCTTATTTCTAAAATACCGCATATTTTGAAGGAAATGTATGATGCAGATCTTCTGGAAGAAGAAGTTATCCTTGGCTGGGCAGAAAAG GCCTCAAAGAAATACGTTGCAAAGGAGCTTGCCAAAGAAATCCGTGTCAAAGCAGAACCATTTATTAAATGGCTAAAGGAAGCTGAGGAAGAATCTTCCGGTAATGAAGAAGAGGATGAAGATGAAAACATAGAG GTGGTGTACTCTACAACTGCCAGTGTACCTAAAGTTGAAACTGTGAAGCCTGCAAACAATAAAGATGATGATATTGATATTGATGCCATTTGA